CGCTACCGGACGGGCTTTCCACCCGCAAGGTTCCAACGAAAGGTTTCAGATTAGCTTCCGTTCATCTCATCCCCCTTTCCCAAGCTTCTTGGCGCAATCGGATCGACCGCAGTTGCGAAACTACGTCGGTCGGGCGGACCGCCGCAGGTTAAGCCGATGACAGGAATGCAGCCACGAGCGTTGAGCAAACAAACCAACAGCCAAGCGTCGCGGCCGCGGCCATGCGGGTCAGACTGTTTGCCATAGCTGTATGTCGGCGGCGGATCCCGACGGCGCCCGCAGGACTTCTCACTCTTTTGAGTTCCGCGCGGCCTGAAATCGCGTCGAATCACTGCGGCGCAACCAAATCGGGATTCGGATGCAACAGCGCATCGACGATTGCCACATAGGCCAGCTTCCGCTGGTTGTTGGAGTCGAAGATCAACGGATTCTGCCGGAAGCGCCAGGTGCGGCGGTCACTGAGGCCCCAAAACGTCACGCGTTCCACCGCATCCTTGTGCTTGATTAAGATTGCGAACAGCCGCGCATAAGCATCCGCTTGGGCCTTGAGCGCTTTCGTAGAAGCCGGCGCCACACTGCGGCCGCCAAACCCACCGCCGCGCCAGCCGGGACCGGGGCCGAACTGGCCCCCCGAGGCGCCGCGAATCGTCACGTCCAGCTCGGTGATGCTGACTTTCAGCCCCAGCGAGGCATAGTCGGAGATGGCGCTGTCGAGCGCGGCATAGGGCACACCCGTGGTACTCCAGTGGCCTTGGATCCCCACGCCCTGGATCGGCGCGCCGTCCTTGATCAGGCGCTTAAGCAGCACCATCGAACTTGCGTGCTTGGGATCGGCCTCGATGCCGTAGTCGTTGTAGTATAGCTTGGCGTCAGGGTCGGCTTCGTGGGCGAATTTGAACGCCAGCGTCAGGAACTCCGGTCCGATGGTCTGCATCCATCGGGAATCGCGAAGGTTCTCGGTTTGGCCCGTTTCTTCATTGCCACCGTCATTGATGGCTTCGTTGACGACATCCCAACTCAGAATCTTGCCTTTGTAGCGGCCCACCAGCGTGTTGATATGGTCTTTCAGGCGCTGCGTGACCGTCGCCTCGTCGCCGTTACGGAAGAACCAGTCGCTCGTCTGGGCATGCCACACTAGGGTGTGGCCATGGACGGCCATGCGGTTGTCTGCGCACCATTTCACCAGGGCATCGGGTCGCTCAAATCTCCAGGAGTTCTCGCTCGGATGAACCACGGCGGGCTTCATGCAGTTTTCCGGCGTTACGATGCCAAAGTTCTCTTTGGCGAGGCCTTTTTCCAGATCCGAGTAGTTGCCAGGTAGATCGCCCGCCATACCGATCAGAAAGTGATTCCTGTACGTGTCCTTGATATTCGGGCCATGCTGGTCCACCGCCGGCGCCGAGTTCGGTGAGCTGGAGGGCCGGGATGCGGGCTCTGCGGCCATGACCGCTACGGCGGCCAGAAGAATGGCTCCCACGCCGGTTGCTAGAACCGCAACCCGACGTCTGCTATGGGGACTCATTCCTTCTCCTTTCTGGAACGGCAGTCATAACCGGAAATTGATGCAAACCGGCGGTGAAAATATCATCCTCTCGCGCTGGAGACTTTGCAACTAGAAGGAACCGCTGAAAGATGCCATTGTTGTCAAATGCGGCGAGCCACAGCAAGATTTGCGAGTCCATCGCTGCATCTGGTTTAAGGGGGCACCATCATCCTTTGAATGACAACGATCGGCGGAACCATAATGTCCGCCACCGGTCTTTCAAAAGAGCTGAGAATAAGTCGACGGTTTGGCACGACCCCTCCTAGATGGTTATTGTCATCGACCACGTAGAAATAAATGATCCGTGCTTCCGACGACTTTTCCCGCACGGAGGTCAGTGCTTCACCGACGGTCTGACCAACCCGCAATCAGATAAAGTCAGTCCGCATATGTTCGGTATCGTTCGCTGCATGATCACAATCACATCAATTCTCAACTGCACCCCGCCAATCGCCTTGGCGGCCCTGCTCGCCGTCCTGCCCGTTCGGGCCGACACCGCCCGGAATCCGATCATTTTCGCCGACGTTCCGGACATGGCGATCATTCGCGTGGGCGACAGCTACTTTATGAGCAGCACCACGATGCACCTCAGCCCGGGGCTGCCGATCATGAAGTCCACGGACCTCGTGAATTGGCGGTTCGTGAGCTACGCCTACGACACGCTTGATGACGTTGACGAACTCAACCTCAGCAACGGGAAGAACGCCTACGGGAGGGGCTCGTGGGCCAGCAGCCTGCGTTATCACGACGGCACGTTCTACGTCACGACGTTTTCCGGCACGACGGGGAAGACGTATGTCTATACGACGAAGGACATCGAGAAAGGCACGTGGAAGGCCTCGTCGTTCAAGCCCGGGCTGCACGACCACTCGCTTTTCTTCGACGATGACCGGCGAGTCTATATGATCCACGGCAGCGGCGAGATCAAGCTCATCGAGCTTGCCGCCGACGCCTCGGCGCTCAAGCCCGGCGGGGTCAACCAGGTGATCATTCCTGACGCCAGCTCCGTGGCGGGTCCCAACGTCGGCCTGAAAGCGGAGGGATCCCAGATCCACAAGATTAACGGCAAATACTACTTATTCAACATCACCTGGCCGAAGGGCGGCATGCGCACCGTGATTGTCCACCGGGCGGACAAGATCACGGGTCCGTATGAGGGCCGAGTCGCCTTGCAGGATAAGGGCGTGGCCCAGGGCGGCCTCATCGACACGCCGCAGGGCGATTGGTATGCCTACTTGTTTCAGGACCACGGCGCGGTTGGCCGCATCCCATTTCTCGTTCCGGTCAAGTGGGAGGATGGCTGGCCGGTGCTGGGCGTGGACGGCAAGGTGCCCGACAGACTGAATCTTTCCGGCAGCACGGGCTGCATCCCGGGCATCGCGGCTTCCGACGAGTTTGACCGCCGCCCCGGCGAGCCCGCGCTCCCGCTGGTCTGGCAGTGGAATCACAATCCCGACAACAGACTCTGGTCACTTACCCAGCGACCAGGCTTTTTGCGGCTCACTACCGGGCGTGTCGATGCCGACTTCCTTTTGGCTCGAAACACCCTGACGCAGCGGACCTTCGGCCCGAAGAGTTCGGCCACGACGGCCATGGATTTGACCAATATGCGGGACGGCGATTTTGCCGGTCTCGCCCTGTTGCAGAAAAGGTACGGCCTAGTCGGCGTCAAAGTCGATGGGAACGCCAGGTCCGTCGTGATGCTAAGCGCCGCGTCCGGCTCGCCGGTCGAGGTGCAGAGTGTTCTACTCGCCCAGAAGATCGTCTATCTGAAGGCCGACTGCGATTTCAGTGGCCGTGCCGACAAGGCGCGATTCTTCTACAGCCTCGACGGCAAGACGTGGACTGCGATCGGCGGATCCCTGAAGATGACCTATACGCTTCCGCACTTCATGGGCTATCGTTTCGGTCTGTTCAATTTCGCAACCAGGACCGCAGGCGGATTTGTGGACTTCGACTTCTTCCGCGTGAGCGACGGGATCACCGCTGTCGAGTAAGGCCGCAACAACGTGGGGCCACAGGCATCATGCCTGGGCAGCGACTTTCACGTAACAGGTTGTCCCCTTGCCCCTTGGTATGGCAAGAGTTCCGACAAAGGACCGTTTTTCGGGAAGGGTCAGCGGGAAGTCCTGGCGGCCACGCGAACCCGTCACCGGCCTTGCCACTTTTTCATAACGAGTCGCAACCTGGCCCGGCGGTGGAGTTGGGGCCGTCGGTTCATTGCCGGTTACGACTCGGAACTTTTTCACCAAATTGCGGATTTCCAGGCGGCCGACCTTTGTACGATTCGTCCGGTAACTCAGGGCATTACCGATTGACCGCGGAGCTGCCACATCGATCAGAGGAGGAACCACACAACCACCCTTATCCCAATAGCGAGCCAGTCACTCGCGGGCGCGAATGGGCAGACAATCGCTCTCATTCGTCAAAGACAATGCAGACCTTACCGGTCTGCCCCTTATCCGCGAGTTCGTAAGCACGCGCCGCGTCGCGTAGCGGTAGCCGTTCGGTGCAGGTGACCTCGGGATGGACATTCCAGCGGTCGAGACGTTCAACCAACTGCTGCAAGTGGTACAACGACGTCACCCAGGATCCAAAGAGCGTGATCTGCTGATGGATCAAAACGGGCGACACATCGAACTCAACTTTATTTCCCTCGCCGACAAACGCGCAGCGTCCCCATTGTCGCGTGCCTTGAAGGGCCAAGAGCCGTGCCGCCGGCGCCCCCGAGCAATCGATACTGACTTCACAGCCCCTGCCGCCGGTGATCGACTTGATCTCGGAGAGGCTTTCGTCGTCGGCCGAAAATGTATAGTGGCAGAGTCCCAGATCTTCGGCCAGGGCCCGCCGTGAGGGGGCAATATCGATCCCGATGATCGGCTTGGCTCCCATGGCTTTGCCAAGTTGTGCCGCGGCCAATCCCACGGGTCCGAGCCCCGTCACGAGAAGCCGATCGTCGCCGCCAAGTTTCATACGCGTGAGCGCTTCGTAGGCGGTGGCTGTTCCGCACGCACAGAGGGCGCCGTCGATGTAACTCAGGCTGTCGGGTAAAGCAATGCAGTTGTTCTCTTCCGCCAGAAGAAACGCCGCGTGGCCGCCATGGCGTTGCCAGCCGTAAGCAGCACGGTTTTGACTTTGGCAACTGATCATGTAGCCATGCCGGCAGTCTTCGCAGACGCCGCAGCCGCTGATGTGGTAGATGAC
The nucleotide sequence above comes from Pirellulales bacterium. Encoded proteins:
- a CDS encoding endo-1,4-beta-xylanase, producing the protein MGAILLAAVAVMAAEPASRPSSSPNSAPAVDQHGPNIKDTYRNHFLIGMAGDLPGNYSDLEKGLAKENFGIVTPENCMKPAVVHPSENSWRFERPDALVKWCADNRMAVHGHTLVWHAQTSDWFFRNGDEATVTQRLKDHINTLVGRYKGKILSWDVVNEAINDGGNEETGQTENLRDSRWMQTIGPEFLTLAFKFAHEADPDAKLYYNDYGIEADPKHASSMVLLKRLIKDGAPIQGVGIQGHWSTTGVPYAALDSAISDYASLGLKVSITELDVTIRGASGGQFGPGPGWRGGGFGGRSVAPASTKALKAQADAYARLFAILIKHKDAVERVTFWGLSDRRTWRFRQNPLIFDSNNQRKLAYVAIVDALLHPNPDLVAPQ
- a CDS encoding glycoside hydrolase 43 family protein — encoded protein: MITITSILNCTPPIALAALLAVLPVRADTARNPIIFADVPDMAIIRVGDSYFMSSTTMHLSPGLPIMKSTDLVNWRFVSYAYDTLDDVDELNLSNGKNAYGRGSWASSLRYHDGTFYVTTFSGTTGKTYVYTTKDIEKGTWKASSFKPGLHDHSLFFDDDRRVYMIHGSGEIKLIELAADASALKPGGVNQVIIPDASSVAGPNVGLKAEGSQIHKINGKYYLFNITWPKGGMRTVIVHRADKITGPYEGRVALQDKGVAQGGLIDTPQGDWYAYLFQDHGAVGRIPFLVPVKWEDGWPVLGVDGKVPDRLNLSGSTGCIPGIAASDEFDRRPGEPALPLVWQWNHNPDNRLWSLTQRPGFLRLTTGRVDADFLLARNTLTQRTFGPKSSATTAMDLTNMRDGDFAGLALLQKRYGLVGVKVDGNARSVVMLSAASGSPVEVQSVLLAQKIVYLKADCDFSGRADKARFFYSLDGKTWTAIGGSLKMTYTLPHFMGYRFGLFNFATRTAGGFVDFDFFRVSDGITAVE
- a CDS encoding zinc-binding dehydrogenase, with the translated sequence MPTMQGLILPGNSTVQFRDFDIPEPGHGQVLLKTKASSICGSDIRAIYRAHLGKGPEGYQAGMIAGHEPSGQIVKVGPGCKRCKVGDRVVIYHISGCGVCEDCRHGYMISCQSQNRAAYGWQRHGGHAAFLLAEENNCIALPDSLSYIDGALCACGTATAYEALTRMKLGGDDRLLVTGLGPVGLAAAQLGKAMGAKPIIGIDIAPSRRALAEDLGLCHYTFSADDESLSEIKSITGGRGCEVSIDCSGAPAARLLALQGTRQWGRCAFVGEGNKVEFDVSPVLIHQQITLFGSWVTSLYHLQQLVERLDRWNVHPEVTCTERLPLRDAARAYELADKGQTGKVCIVFDE